From one Acidobacteriota bacterium genomic stretch:
- a CDS encoding PDZ domain-containing protein: protein MNLRRFLFSFMAAGLLIPGAAQLSGAQSFSIIQETDGAFLGISMEDVGADAVSVHRLDRQRGVVVRSVSKGSPAEAATVREGDVILQYGPFPVWSASQLSRLVRETPVGRKVDLVVSRAGKTLTLTATLGKRGGALPDNFRDRVPDPERRMFLLPRPGERREEAESAPAGKPRLGVTLLPLTEQLAEFLGVPGKKGVLVSSVLAGSASDGRLKPGDVIVAVDGRGMADPEDLTRAVAGAPAGDMRLTVIRNRTESIVTVTLPGDPDSKGYRL, encoded by the coding sequence ATGAACCTGCGTAGATTCCTGTTTTCCTTTATGGCGGCCGGGCTGCTGATTCCGGGAGCGGCGCAGCTGTCGGGAGCCCAGAGCTTTTCCATCATCCAGGAAACCGACGGGGCTTTCCTCGGGATCAGCATGGAGGACGTGGGAGCGGATGCGGTGTCGGTCCACCGGCTCGACCGGCAGCGGGGCGTCGTGGTCCGCTCCGTATCGAAGGGGAGCCCCGCGGAGGCGGCGACGGTGCGGGAGGGGGACGTCATCCTGCAATACGGCCCCTTCCCGGTATGGTCGGCGAGCCAGCTGTCCCGGCTGGTGCGCGAGACCCCCGTTGGGAGGAAGGTCGACCTGGTCGTCAGCCGGGCGGGGAAGACCCTGACCCTGACGGCCACCCTGGGGAAGCGGGGGGGGGCTCTCCCGGACAACTTCCGGGACCGGGTGCCCGACCCGGAACGGAGAATGTTCCTGCTCCCCCGGCCGGGGGAAAGGCGGGAGGAGGCCGAATCGGCCCCGGCGGGAAAACCGAGACTGGGGGTGACCCTCCTTCCCCTGACGGAACAGCTGGCGGAATTTCTGGGGGTGCCGGGGAAAAAGGGAGTCCTGGTTTCCTCGGTGCTCGCGGGCTCCGCAAGTGACGGCCGCCTGAAGCCGGGCGATGTGATCGTCGCCGTCGACGGGAGGGGGATGGCCGATCCGGAAGACCTGACCCGGGCGGTTGCGGGCGCACCGGCCGGAGACATGAGGTTGACCGTCATCCGGAACAGAACGGAATCGATCGTTACCGTTACCCTTCCAGGGGACCCGGATTCGAAGGGCTACCGGCTCTAG
- a CDS encoding acyl CoA:acetate/3-ketoacid CoA transferase — MADVSKSGGSKVISAEEAAALIQDGVTISAPIMGLAGWPEEIGRAIAKRYEETKHPKDLTLVCGSAMGNHKDKGPHVIGIEGLVTRFIGAHTHGSPNIGALIQNNKMLAYCFPQGVVVHMYREIAAKRFGVMTKIGLGTFVDPRVEGGKMNDLTRQAPDLNEVVTFNGEEYLWYKPFPIHVGLIRGTKADEHGNISMDKEGAFLEALPVAQAAKNSGGIVIAQVEYVTKAGTLHPKSIQVPGVMVDYVVIAKNPQEFHMQSEGVYYQPAFSGDVIMPLGALPKLPFDERLFILRRAAMQLEPNSVVNLGIGIPDRMATLTGHEGVSHMMTLTTEAGAVGGVPAGWPNFGMTYNPEAFVMHPNMFDWYDGGGIDQTFLGMGEIDKFGNVNVSKFGGRPIGCGGFINITTTAKRVVFCGTFTTGGLKVAAENGKVRILQEGNRRKFIDAVEQITFSGKYAAKGRTILYVTERAVFQLVDGKVTLIEIAPGIDLEKDILAHMDFRPEISPDLRPMPEHIFHEEWGALKGIIEAKTQK, encoded by the coding sequence ATGGCCGATGTTTCAAAATCCGGCGGATCCAAGGTCATCTCCGCTGAGGAGGCCGCGGCTCTCATACAGGATGGCGTGACCATCAGTGCGCCCATCATGGGCCTGGCGGGATGGCCCGAGGAGATAGGAAGGGCGATCGCCAAGCGTTACGAGGAAACGAAGCACCCGAAGGATCTTACCCTGGTCTGCGGGTCCGCCATGGGAAACCACAAGGACAAGGGGCCGCACGTGATCGGCATCGAGGGGCTGGTCACCCGCTTCATCGGCGCGCACACGCACGGATCGCCCAACATCGGCGCCCTCATCCAGAACAACAAGATGCTGGCCTACTGCTTCCCCCAGGGGGTGGTGGTCCACATGTACCGCGAGATCGCCGCGAAGCGTTTCGGGGTGATGACCAAGATCGGGCTGGGCACCTTCGTCGACCCCCGTGTCGAGGGGGGGAAGATGAACGACCTGACCCGGCAGGCGCCCGACCTCAACGAGGTCGTGACCTTCAACGGGGAGGAGTACCTGTGGTACAAGCCGTTCCCGATCCACGTCGGGCTGATCCGCGGGACCAAGGCGGACGAACACGGCAACATCTCCATGGACAAGGAGGGGGCCTTCCTGGAAGCGCTCCCGGTGGCGCAGGCGGCGAAGAATTCGGGCGGCATCGTCATCGCCCAGGTGGAATACGTCACCAAGGCGGGGACGCTCCATCCCAAGTCGATCCAGGTGCCCGGGGTGATGGTGGACTACGTGGTCATCGCCAAGAACCCCCAGGAATTCCACATGCAGAGCGAAGGGGTTTACTACCAGCCGGCCTTCAGCGGCGACGTCATCATGCCCCTCGGCGCCCTGCCGAAACTCCCGTTCGATGAACGGCTGTTCATCCTGCGCCGCGCCGCCATGCAGCTCGAACCGAATTCGGTGGTCAACCTCGGCATCGGCATCCCCGACCGCATGGCGACCCTGACCGGGCACGAGGGGGTTTCGCACATGATGACGCTGACGACCGAGGCGGGCGCGGTGGGCGGGGTCCCCGCCGGCTGGCCCAACTTCGGCATGACCTATAACCCCGAGGCCTTCGTCATGCACCCGAACATGTTCGACTGGTACGACGGCGGCGGCATCGACCAGACCTTCCTGGGGATGGGCGAGATCGACAAGTTCGGCAACGTGAACGTCAGCAAATTCGGCGGCCGCCCGATCGGGTGCGGCGGCTTCATCAATATCACCACGACCGCGAAGAGGGTGGTCTTCTGCGGCACCTTCACCACCGGCGGTCTCAAGGTGGCGGCCGAAAACGGGAAGGTGAGGATCCTCCAGGAGGGGAACCGCAGGAAGTTCATCGACGCCGTCGAGCAGATCACCTTCAGCGGCAAGTACGCGGCCAAGGGGAGGACCATCCTGTACGTCACCGAGCGCGCCGTCTTCCAGCTCGTCGACGGCAAGGTCACCCTCATCGAGATCGCCCCGGGGATCGACCTGGAAAAGGACATCCTGGCCCACATGGACTTCAGGCCGGAGATTTCGCCCGACCTGCGCCCGATGCCCGAACACATCTTCCACGAGGAGTGGGGGGCACTCAAAGGGATCATCGAGGCCAAAACGCAGAAGTGA
- a CDS encoding DUF1343 domain-containing protein translates to MRRVWIGAGVLILLGAALPWVFRLPGEEGARVVQNGIDVLREGGFAPLAGKRVGLVTNHTGLASDGVSTIEVLHRAGNLTLAALFSPEHGIRGNLDDEEIGSSVDPPTGLPVHSLYGGTRRPTAAMLEGLDALVFDIQDVGARFYTYITTMGYCMEAAAGAGIPFYVLDRPNPIGGVRVEGPMLDPDRTSFVGYMPLPVRHGMTVGELARYFNSVKKIGVRLEVVPMRNWRRDDYFWDTGQLWVNPSPNMRTVTAALFYPGVCLLEQTNVSVGRGTDRPFELVGAPWVDPRRFAARLRGAGIAGVEFVPVHFTPEAGPNRGRKCGGVSLVLGDGKGLESVKLGLTLMAVLQELYPNKFEIDKAMALLGNAGVLKILKQGGFPPESALERHPDFLKFLDRRRAALIYHLPSGQGRGGE, encoded by the coding sequence ATGCGGAGAGTCTGGATCGGCGCGGGAGTCCTCATCCTGCTCGGGGCGGCCCTGCCCTGGGTGTTCCGCCTCCCCGGGGAGGAGGGCGCCCGGGTAGTGCAGAACGGCATCGACGTCCTTCGGGAGGGGGGCTTCGCCCCGCTCGCGGGGAAAAGGGTGGGACTGGTCACCAATCACACCGGGCTCGCTTCCGACGGCGTCTCCACCATCGAGGTGCTGCACCGCGCCGGAAACCTCACCCTGGCCGCGCTCTTCAGTCCCGAGCACGGGATCCGGGGGAACCTGGACGATGAGGAGATCGGTTCCTCGGTGGACCCCCCCACGGGGCTCCCGGTCCACAGCCTCTACGGCGGCACGCGCCGGCCCACGGCCGCCATGCTCGAGGGGCTCGACGCCCTGGTGTTCGACATCCAGGACGTGGGCGCGCGCTTTTACACCTATATCACGACGATGGGTTATTGCATGGAGGCGGCCGCCGGGGCGGGGATCCCCTTTTACGTCCTGGACCGCCCGAACCCGATCGGGGGGGTGCGCGTCGAGGGGCCGATGCTCGACCCGGACCGGACCTCGTTTGTCGGCTACATGCCGCTCCCGGTGCGCCACGGGATGACGGTGGGGGAACTGGCGCGCTATTTCAACTCGGTCAAAAAGATCGGCGTCCGGCTCGAGGTGGTCCCGATGCGGAACTGGCGCCGGGACGATTACTTCTGGGATACGGGGCAGCTGTGGGTGAACCCCTCGCCCAACATGCGCACCGTCACCGCCGCCCTCTTCTACCCCGGCGTCTGCCTGCTCGAGCAGACCAACGTGTCGGTGGGGCGGGGGACCGACCGCCCCTTCGAACTGGTCGGGGCCCCCTGGGTGGACCCGCGGCGGTTCGCCGCCCGGCTGCGGGGCGCCGGGATCGCGGGGGTGGAGTTCGTCCCGGTCCACTTCACCCCGGAGGCGGGCCCGAACCGGGGGCGGAAATGCGGCGGGGTGAGCCTGGTGCTCGGGGACGGGAAAGGGCTCGAATCGGTAAAGCTGGGCTTGACTCTCATGGCGGTTCTGCAAGAATTGTACCCTAACAAATTTGAAATCGACAAGGCGATGGCGTTGCTGGGGAATGCCGGGGTCCTGAAGATATTGAAACAGGGGGGATTCCCCCCGGAATCGGCCCTGGAGCGCCACCCCGATTTTCTGAAATTTCTTGACCGGCGCCGGGCCGCTTTGATTTATCATCTACCATCGGGGCAAGGCAGAGGGGGGGAGTGA
- a CDS encoding primosomal protein N' (replication factor Y) - superfamily II helicase — protein sequence MEERDYAAALERSAREREAGEVIEVSCDQCGARTVVPEHQTAGPCPFCGRPMVYGDAARRIRPDAVLPFGLSRRQAVEHLRGWIARLWFAPAGLGRHARIDDAVTGLYVPFWTYDARAHTRYVGERGEHYYTTENRTVREGGRTVTRPRRVRHTRWSPAGGSVETRFDDILVHAGKSLPERYAALMEPWDLAGLVPYSDDYLRGFRAEAYQVGLEEGFARARGLMAPAVESAVRSDIGGDEQRIHSTDTEYSDLTFKYLLLPVWTSVYRFRGRAYPIVINARTGEVQGERPYSAWKIAGASLLALVAALCLLLWLR from the coding sequence GTGGAGGAACGGGACTACGCGGCGGCCCTCGAGCGCTCTGCCCGGGAACGGGAGGCGGGGGAGGTGATCGAGGTGTCGTGCGACCAGTGCGGCGCCCGGACCGTCGTGCCGGAGCACCAGACCGCCGGGCCCTGCCCCTTCTGCGGCCGGCCGATGGTCTACGGGGATGCGGCCCGCAGGATCCGGCCCGATGCCGTCCTTCCGTTCGGCCTGTCCCGCAGACAGGCCGTCGAACACCTGAGAGGCTGGATCGCCCGGCTCTGGTTCGCGCCGGCGGGACTGGGGCGCCACGCGCGGATCGACGACGCGGTTACGGGACTCTACGTCCCCTTCTGGACCTACGACGCCCGCGCGCACACGCGGTACGTGGGGGAGCGGGGGGAGCATTATTACACCACCGAGAACCGGACCGTCCGCGAGGGGGGGCGCACCGTAACCCGGCCCCGGCGGGTGCGGCATACACGCTGGAGCCCGGCGGGCGGGAGCGTGGAGACGCGGTTCGACGACATCCTGGTCCATGCGGGGAAATCGCTGCCGGAGCGGTACGCCGCACTCATGGAGCCGTGGGACCTGGCCGGACTGGTCCCCTACTCGGACGACTACCTCCGCGGCTTCCGGGCAGAGGCCTACCAGGTGGGGCTCGAAGAGGGGTTCGCCCGGGCCAGGGGACTGATGGCGCCGGCGGTGGAATCGGCCGTCCGGAGCGATATCGGGGGGGACGAGCAGCGGATCCATTCGACCGACACCGAATATTCCGACCTCACCTTCAAGTACCTCCTGCTGCCGGTCTGGACGAGCGTCTATCGCTTCCGCGGCAGGGCCTATCCCATCGTCATCAATGCGCGGACGGGCGAGGTCCAGGGGGAACGCCCCTACAGCGCCTGGAAGATCGCCGGCGCCTCGCTCCTGGCTCTCGTCGCGGCGCTCTGCCTCCTTCTCTGGCTCCGCTGA
- the msrA gene encoding peptide-methionine (S)-S-oxide reductase MsrA: MRLRTRVAVLTVVLGLIGCGPGADKLPAARGKGSADMEKRDEARFRSATFAGGCFWCTEGIFERLRGVERVVSGYSGGHVERPTYEQVSGGDTGHAEAVEITYDPAVISYAELLEVFWKTHDPTTPNRQGYDVGPQYRSVVFYHDGEQKALAEELKARLEAERIWDRPIVTEIVPRGVFWPAEDYHQDYYDRNPEKAYCRSVITPKIEKFRKIFRDKIKGTG; the protein is encoded by the coding sequence ATGAGACTGCGCACCCGCGTTGCCGTCCTGACCGTCGTCCTGGGCCTCATCGGATGCGGCCCAGGGGCGGACAAGCTCCCCGCCGCGCGGGGGAAAGGATCCGCGGATATGGAGAAAAGAGACGAGGCACGCTTCCGGTCGGCCACCTTCGCCGGCGGCTGTTTCTGGTGCACCGAGGGGATTTTCGAAAGGCTTCGGGGGGTCGAGCGGGTGGTCTCCGGCTACAGCGGCGGGCACGTGGAGCGTCCCACCTACGAACAGGTGAGCGGGGGGGACACGGGGCACGCCGAGGCCGTCGAGATCACCTACGACCCGGCGGTGATTTCCTACGCCGAACTGCTCGAGGTGTTCTGGAAGACCCACGACCCCACCACGCCGAACCGCCAGGGGTACGACGTCGGGCCGCAATACCGCTCGGTCGTCTTCTATCACGACGGGGAGCAGAAAGCCCTGGCGGAGGAGCTGAAAGCGCGCCTCGAAGCGGAGCGCATCTGGGACCGGCCCATCGTCACCGAGATCGTCCCCCGCGGGGTATTCTGGCCGGCGGAGGACTACCACCAGGACTACTACGACCGGAACCCCGAAAAGGCCTATTGCCGCAGCGTCATCACCCCCAAGATCGAGAAATTCCGCAAGATCTTCAGGGATAAGATCAAGGGAACCGGGTAA
- a CDS encoding NAD-dependent deacylase: MRENSIDAIVRRIGPSARVTVLTGAGVSAASGVPTFRGKDGLWKSYAAERLATPEAFASDPRLVWEWYDWRRTLISRCRPNGAHRTLALWGRRYEGFRLITQNVDGLDEKAGSEGVIRFHGSIWEVFCLDGCARSPRRWVLDEAPLGHIPPSCPWCGGLVRPGVVWFGEGIDPEVLRRADAALDCDLFLAVGTSALVYPAAGLVDAARRRGAFTVEINREATPATGRVDLAVQGGAEEVLGLLERRLGGRE, from the coding sequence GTGCGTGAGAATTCCATCGACGCCATTGTCCGGCGGATCGGGCCGTCGGCCCGCGTCACCGTGCTGACGGGGGCCGGGGTATCGGCAGCGAGCGGGGTGCCGACCTTCCGGGGGAAGGACGGGCTCTGGAAGTCGTACGCGGCCGAGCGGCTGGCCACCCCGGAGGCCTTCGCATCCGATCCGCGCCTGGTCTGGGAGTGGTACGACTGGCGGCGCACCCTGATCTCCAGGTGCCGGCCGAACGGGGCCCACCGCACCCTGGCCCTCTGGGGCAGGCGGTACGAGGGGTTCCGGCTGATCACCCAGAACGTCGACGGGCTCGACGAGAAGGCGGGGTCGGAGGGCGTCATCCGGTTTCACGGGTCGATCTGGGAGGTTTTTTGCCTGGACGGGTGCGCGAGGTCCCCGAGGCGGTGGGTGCTCGACGAGGCGCCCCTCGGGCACATCCCCCCATCCTGCCCGTGGTGCGGGGGGCTCGTCCGGCCGGGGGTGGTCTGGTTCGGGGAGGGGATCGATCCGGAGGTGCTCCGCCGGGCGGACGCGGCCCTCGATTGCGATCTCTTCCTGGCCGTCGGGACCTCGGCCCTGGTCTATCCCGCGGCCGGCCTCGTCGACGCGGCGCGCAGGCGGGGGGCGTTTACCGTGGAGATCAACAGGGAAGCCACGCCGGCCACGGGGCGGGTCGACCTGGCGGTCCAGGGGGGCGCGGAAGAGGTTCTCGGGCTGCTGGAGCGGCGGCTGGGCGGGCGGGAGTGA
- a CDS encoding Na+:solute symporter, with product MQLGLVDWLAVAAYFLFNILIGLWFRKRATASTADFFVGGRKVSWWLAGTSMVATTFAADTPLAVTGMVAAHGIAGNWLWWNMLMSGMLTVFFYARLWRRAGVLTDVEFAEIRYGGRPAAFLRGFRALYLGLPINCIIMGWVNLAMVKILMLVFGIGKVEALGIVFAIMLFTALVSTLSGIWGVLVTDLFQFVLKMGMMILLAFFAVRSVGGMEALVEKILELDSARQGGGSILSFVPEVGSVWMPMLTFMVYLAVNWWATWYPGAEPGGGGYIAQRILCARDEKHSLLATLWFNIAHYALRPWPWILTALCSLVLYPSLADKESGFIMTVIDPAVVPAALRGLMIAAFAAAYMSTISTQLNWGASYLVNDFYRRFIVRRSGERHYVLASQAATLLIMVLSCVVTYYQDSIAGAWKFLIAIGAGTGSVLILRWFWWRINAWSEVAAMATSFCVSLFLQLVVGMDNDDPLDFAWIVLLTVAASTVVWLGATLLTKPEKMEVLEAFYRRVRPGASLWGPVAAAASDVPRSGGLAFNLLDWFSGCVMVYMTLFGVGKLIFGETLPGLGFLAIALAAGAVIYRDLNRRGWESVVR from the coding sequence ATGCAGCTGGGGCTTGTGGACTGGTTGGCGGTGGCGGCCTATTTTCTGTTCAACATCCTGATCGGGCTCTGGTTCCGGAAGCGCGCGACCGCGTCCACGGCGGACTTCTTCGTGGGGGGCCGCAAGGTGAGCTGGTGGCTGGCCGGGACTTCCATGGTGGCGACCACTTTCGCCGCGGACACCCCCCTGGCCGTCACCGGGATGGTGGCCGCGCACGGGATCGCGGGGAACTGGCTCTGGTGGAACATGCTGATGAGCGGCATGCTGACGGTGTTTTTCTACGCGCGGCTCTGGCGCCGGGCCGGGGTGCTCACCGATGTCGAGTTTGCCGAAATCCGTTACGGCGGCCGTCCGGCGGCCTTCCTGAGGGGGTTCCGGGCCCTGTACCTGGGACTTCCCATCAACTGCATCATCATGGGGTGGGTCAACCTGGCCATGGTCAAGATCCTGATGCTGGTCTTCGGCATCGGCAAGGTCGAGGCGCTCGGGATCGTGTTCGCCATCATGCTCTTCACGGCCCTGGTTTCCACCCTCTCGGGGATCTGGGGCGTGCTGGTCACCGACCTGTTCCAGTTCGTGTTGAAGATGGGGATGATGATCCTGCTGGCCTTTTTCGCCGTCCGCTCCGTCGGCGGGATGGAGGCGCTGGTGGAAAAAATCCTCGAGCTCGATTCGGCCCGGCAGGGGGGCGGGTCGATCCTCTCCTTCGTGCCCGAGGTCGGGTCGGTCTGGATGCCGATGCTGACCTTCATGGTCTACCTGGCCGTCAACTGGTGGGCGACCTGGTACCCGGGCGCCGAGCCGGGCGGGGGCGGCTACATCGCCCAGCGGATCCTGTGCGCCAGGGACGAAAAGCATTCACTCCTGGCCACACTCTGGTTCAACATCGCGCACTACGCCCTGCGCCCCTGGCCCTGGATCCTGACCGCCCTCTGCTCCCTGGTCCTCTACCCGTCACTCGCGGACAAGGAGTCGGGCTTCATCATGACCGTCATCGACCCGGCCGTGGTCCCCGCGGCGCTGCGCGGCCTGATGATCGCCGCTTTCGCCGCCGCCTACATGTCGACGATCAGCACCCAGCTCAACTGGGGGGCCTCCTACCTGGTCAACGATTTCTACCGTAGATTCATCGTCCGCCGGAGCGGGGAACGGCACTATGTCCTGGCCTCCCAGGCGGCCACCCTCCTCATCATGGTCCTGTCCTGCGTCGTCACCTATTACCAGGATTCCATCGCGGGGGCCTGGAAATTCCTGATCGCCATCGGCGCCGGCACCGGGAGCGTGCTCATCCTGCGCTGGTTCTGGTGGCGCATCAACGCCTGGAGCGAGGTGGCCGCCATGGCGACCTCCTTCTGCGTCTCCCTTTTCCTGCAGCTGGTCGTGGGGATGGACAACGACGACCCGCTGGACTTCGCCTGGATCGTGCTCCTCACGGTGGCCGCCTCCACCGTCGTCTGGCTCGGGGCCACGCTGCTGACGAAGCCGGAAAAGATGGAGGTCCTGGAGGCGTTTTACCGGCGCGTGCGGCCGGGGGCTTCCCTCTGGGGGCCGGTCGCCGCGGCGGCTTCCGACGTGCCCCGCTCCGGCGGCCTCGCGTTCAACCTGCTCGATTGGTTCTCGGGCTGCGTCATGGTCTACATGACCCTTTTCGGCGTCGGCAAGCTGATTTTCGGAGAGACCCTGCCCGGCCTCGGGTTCCTGGCGATCGCGCTTGCCGCCGGCGCCGTCATCTACCGGGACCTCAACCGGCGGGGGTGGGAAAGCGTGGTCCGGTGA
- the lexA gene encoding transcriptional repressor LexA codes for MMKLTQRQKEILDFITRFIEENGYSPSMEEIAAHFRIASLNAVFKHLEALEIRGYLRRDANRARSIQLASDSVGATALPLYGYVAAGRPIEAIAAPETMPVPEPFLPKGGKGYVLQVRGDSMIEEHIQDGDYVVIESRETALPGETVVALVDNENVTLKKFYPEGRRVRLQPANESLEAIVLDAGRVRIQGVVTSVLRRYH; via the coding sequence ATCATGAAACTGACCCAACGCCAGAAGGAAATCCTGGATTTCATCACCCGCTTCATCGAAGAAAACGGGTATTCCCCAAGCATGGAGGAGATCGCGGCCCATTTTCGCATCGCCTCCCTCAACGCCGTATTCAAGCATCTGGAAGCCCTGGAAATACGGGGCTATCTCCGCAGGGATGCCAACCGGGCGCGCTCCATACAGCTCGCTTCGGACAGCGTCGGGGCGACGGCGCTCCCCCTGTACGGCTATGTGGCCGCCGGGCGCCCCATCGAGGCGATCGCGGCGCCTGAGACGATGCCGGTTCCCGAGCCGTTCCTGCCGAAGGGGGGCAAGGGGTACGTTCTTCAGGTCAGGGGGGATTCGATGATCGAGGAGCATATCCAGGATGGGGACTATGTCGTCATCGAATCGCGGGAAACGGCCCTGCCGGGAGAAACGGTGGTGGCCCTGGTAGACAACGAGAACGTGACCCTCAAGAAGTTCTACCCCGAGGGGAGGCGCGTACGGCTCCAACCGGCCAACGAGAGCCTCGAGGCCATCGTCCTGGATGCCGGAAGGGTAAGGATCCAGGGGGTGGTCACGAGCGTGTTGCGCAGATATCATTAG